Proteins from a single region of Chromobacterium sp. ATCC 53434:
- a CDS encoding tyrosine-type recombinase/integrase, with amino-acid sequence MEEFLLFKAENGGLSDRSVRAYRDILLRFEVWLAGRDLLAVNGDELLAFTGPYLHKALKLAPVSRTPYVACIRELYRYLWSVRRLLPRDPAASIPYPRRPRKLPAAMELSNAERLMWAPDFNRFEGVRDAAMLAVLIGCGVRISGLVRLNEGHLTTQTIDGETRMAIRPTEKGDKERLIPVPREADLLLRVYLEHPGLAEIDRATEDGDKVLFVTTRNRRCPAHEYYGERRRFSTRGAFAMLRRHGLAAGIPAEQLHPHAVRHLYGTELAEDAVDVLERQQLMGHADPKSTSIYTHLAIRKLTGSVDKANPLGKIATPVSQLLGEMTRKPTGAR; translated from the coding sequence ATGGAAGAGTTCCTTCTCTTCAAAGCTGAAAATGGCGGTCTTTCCGATCGCTCTGTCAGGGCTTACCGCGACATCCTGCTGCGGTTCGAGGTATGGCTGGCCGGCCGCGATCTGCTGGCCGTCAACGGCGACGAGCTGCTGGCCTTCACCGGGCCATACCTGCACAAGGCGTTGAAGCTGGCGCCGGTGAGCCGTACCCCATACGTCGCCTGCATCCGCGAGCTGTATCGCTACCTCTGGTCGGTGCGCCGGCTGCTCCCGCGAGATCCCGCGGCCTCGATCCCGTATCCGCGCCGGCCGCGCAAGCTGCCGGCTGCGATGGAGTTGAGCAACGCCGAGCGGCTGATGTGGGCGCCAGATTTCAACCGTTTCGAGGGTGTGCGCGACGCGGCCATGCTGGCGGTACTGATCGGCTGCGGCGTCCGGATCAGCGGCCTAGTGCGGTTGAACGAGGGGCATCTGACAACGCAGACCATCGACGGCGAGACCCGGATGGCGATCCGGCCGACGGAGAAGGGTGACAAGGAGCGCCTGATTCCCGTCCCGCGGGAAGCGGATCTGCTGCTGCGCGTGTACCTGGAGCACCCCGGCCTGGCCGAGATCGATCGCGCCACCGAGGACGGCGACAAGGTGCTGTTCGTGACCACAAGGAACCGGCGCTGCCCGGCGCATGAGTACTACGGCGAGCGCAGGCGCTTTTCCACGCGTGGAGCGTTCGCCATGCTCCGGCGCCACGGCCTGGCGGCGGGGATTCCTGCGGAGCAACTGCACCCCCACGCTGTGCGCCACCTCTACGGCACCGAGCTGGCCGAGGACGCTGTGGACGTCTTGGAGCGCCAGCAGCTGATGGGACACGCGGACCCGAAGTCGACGAGCATCTACACCCACTTGGCAATCCGTAAGCTGACGGGCAGCGTGGACAAGGCGAATCCGCTGGGCAAGATTGCGACCCCTGTCAGCCAGCTGCTGGGCGAGATGACGCGCAAACCAACGGGCGCGCGTTGA
- a CDS encoding DUF5658 family protein: MIWIALLVLLQAADIASTFYALTYLGGRELNPFVRRLIERAGILPALVAVKALLFLACCLLKPPPLAYQLLCVFYAFILLSNLRAINKGRDNRP, from the coding sequence ATGATTTGGATTGCACTGCTCGTTTTGCTCCAAGCGGCGGACATCGCCAGCACCTTCTATGCGCTGACCTACCTGGGTGGCAGGGAGCTGAACCCGTTCGTCAGGCGCCTGATCGAGCGCGCTGGCATCCTGCCTGCGTTGGTGGCGGTCAAGGCGCTTTTGTTCCTAGCCTGCTGTCTGCTCAAGCCGCCGCCTTTGGCCTATCAGCTGCTGTGCGTGTTCTACGCGTTCATCCTGCTCAGCAACCTGCGGGCAATCAATAAGGGCCGGGACAACCGGCCTTAA
- a CDS encoding IS5 family transposase translates to MKPRNAIKKDLFAADHHRQKIDHLGDPLVEIEKHINFAALAAEVDRVAPRPVSQQGGRPPFPTETMVRILVLKRLYNLSDEQMEYQLLDRMSYQRFCGLGQAVNIPDRTTIWTFENRIGETGARALFDGVSAQLLKQGYIARGGQIIDATLVPAPKQHNSSDEKMLLDQGATPADWKPAKRRQKDQDASWTKKHGKSYFGYKLSVNVDNKYKLIRKFKTDTASTHDSQHFDNVFDTSNTSRDVYADRGYPSEARGAQLAQDRFRNRIQRKGHANKPLSECQQQRNHRIAKVRARVEHVFAMIDQMGGKLVRTIGQPRANFALTMMATCYNLKRLVFLRKAGIVAF, encoded by the coding sequence ATGAAACCACGCAACGCCATCAAGAAAGACCTGTTCGCCGCCGACCACCACCGGCAGAAGATCGACCACCTGGGCGACCCTCTGGTCGAGATCGAGAAGCACATCAACTTTGCCGCCTTGGCGGCCGAGGTCGATCGGGTCGCGCCTCGGCCAGTCAGCCAGCAGGGCGGCCGCCCGCCGTTTCCGACCGAAACGATGGTGCGGATTCTGGTCCTCAAGCGGCTGTACAACCTGTCCGATGAACAAATGGAGTATCAACTGCTCGACCGGATGAGTTATCAGCGTTTCTGTGGGCTGGGCCAGGCGGTCAACATCCCTGACCGCACCACGATTTGGACCTTCGAGAATCGGATCGGCGAAACCGGGGCCCGTGCACTGTTCGATGGCGTGTCAGCACAATTGCTCAAGCAAGGCTATATCGCGCGCGGCGGCCAAATCATCGACGCGACGTTGGTGCCAGCGCCGAAGCAGCACAACAGCAGCGACGAGAAGATGCTGCTCGATCAGGGCGCAACGCCGGCCGATTGGAAACCCGCGAAGCGGCGCCAGAAGGACCAGGATGCCAGCTGGACCAAAAAGCACGGCAAATCCTACTTTGGCTACAAACTGTCGGTGAACGTCGACAACAAATACAAGCTGATCCGCAAGTTCAAAACTGATACGGCCAGTACGCATGACAGCCAGCATTTCGACAACGTCTTCGATACCAGCAATACAAGCCGGGATGTTTACGCCGACCGAGGCTATCCGTCCGAGGCCCGTGGAGCGCAGCTTGCCCAAGACAGATTTCGGAATCGGATTCAGCGAAAGGGGCACGCCAACAAGCCGCTGTCCGAGTGCCAGCAGCAGCGCAACCACCGCATCGCCAAGGTTCGTGCCCGTGTCGAACACGTGTTCGCCATGATTGATCAGATGGGAGGCAAGTTGGTCCGCACAATTGGCCAACCGCGCGCGAACTTTGCGCTGACGATGATGGCGACCTGTTACAACCTAAAGCGCTTGGTGTTCCTCCGGAAAGCCGGAATCGTGGCCTTCTGA
- a CDS encoding class I SAM-dependent methyltransferase codes for MNQRDPDENGWLSSSQAWIDRMPDAGDFAREFILDKPMLERSELSAAAKMLDIGCGEGRFCRMAKKIGIDAVGVDPIEPFIERARNHDPAGKYLNAFAENLPFNNGEFDLAVFYLSLIDIDDMHAAVREATRILKPGGRILIANLTSFFTSNGTIGWIKGEDGRAYRPLGNYFSEQAEWLEWDGLRVRNWHRPLSTYMSVLIGEGLKLTFFDEPRPSGGPQDRVQRYLAMPFSMIMEWKKC; via the coding sequence ATGAACCAACGTGACCCGGATGAGAACGGGTGGCTTAGTTCTTCTCAAGCCTGGATCGACAGAATGCCAGATGCGGGCGATTTCGCTCGCGAATTCATCCTCGACAAGCCGATGCTGGAGCGATCCGAATTGTCAGCCGCTGCAAAAATGTTGGATATAGGCTGCGGCGAAGGGAGGTTTTGCCGTATGGCAAAGAAGATAGGCATCGATGCTGTCGGAGTTGATCCAATCGAACCATTTATTGAAAGAGCTCGAAACCACGATCCAGCTGGTAAATATCTCAATGCTTTTGCTGAAAATTTGCCTTTCAATAATGGAGAGTTCGACCTTGCAGTCTTCTATCTAAGCCTTATCGACATTGACGACATGCACGCAGCGGTTCGAGAAGCCACTCGCATTCTCAAACCCGGCGGAAGAATTCTGATCGCAAACCTCACTAGTTTCTTCACTTCCAATGGCACAATTGGGTGGATAAAAGGCGAAGACGGTCGCGCTTACCGTCCTCTTGGAAACTATTTTAGTGAACAGGCAGAGTGGTTGGAATGGGATGGTTTGAGAGTGCGAAACTGGCATCGCCCCCTGAGCACTTACATGTCTGTATTGATTGGTGAAGGCCTGAAACTGACATTCTTCGACGAACCTAGACCATCCGGTGGGCCACAAGACAGAGTACAAAGGTATCTCGCGATGCCATTTTCCATGATCATGGAATGGAAAAAATGCTAA
- a CDS encoding GNAT family N-acetyltransferase → MLLITDLPYPPADFSSDNPDDTNFYRAFADGCMPGFQQGFFVAGQDGRRVCCIPYFVTDLELNILLPRGRLFALLPKLSIQMACVGNPVTDLGRVEGELTPEIAEEVTRRLSQKGRLIAWKGFGEGLPLDGYARVRGLPVPVIRLDGDYYASLRGRRRRQLKSKLRKADGLSYEVVDGLPADLLDRMYALYLQTWEKAPIKFGRLGPDYFTRTSDGSIYMLFYLQGELIGFTQLLRKDQLMMSAFAGLDYQHTYEYGLYFAMLIRSVEVAQQRGCAEIELGSTCYEFKRILGAEQAPTWNYFRHQSKLLNWLLTRLSPLLEPSADDLK, encoded by the coding sequence ATGCTATTGATAACAGATTTGCCTTATCCGCCGGCTGATTTCTCCAGCGACAATCCCGATGACACGAATTTCTACAGAGCCTTCGCCGATGGCTGCATGCCAGGGTTTCAGCAGGGCTTTTTCGTCGCTGGACAGGACGGGCGACGCGTATGCTGCATTCCTTACTTCGTCACAGATCTGGAGCTGAACATCCTGCTGCCCAGGGGACGGTTGTTCGCCTTGCTGCCCAAATTGAGTATCCAGATGGCTTGCGTGGGCAACCCGGTGACGGACTTGGGGCGCGTCGAGGGGGAGCTGACACCCGAAATTGCCGAGGAGGTGACCCGGCGGCTGAGCCAGAAGGGAAGGCTGATCGCCTGGAAGGGATTCGGTGAAGGCCTTCCGCTGGACGGCTACGCCAGAGTGCGTGGGTTGCCGGTTCCCGTCATCCGCTTGGACGGCGATTACTACGCTTCTCTGCGAGGCCGCCGCCGCCGCCAGCTCAAGAGCAAACTGAGGAAAGCGGATGGTTTGAGCTACGAAGTGGTAGACGGATTGCCTGCCGATCTGCTGGACAGGATGTACGCGCTTTATCTGCAGACCTGGGAGAAAGCGCCGATCAAATTCGGCCGACTTGGTCCCGATTACTTTACTCGTACCAGCGACGGCAGCATCTACATGCTGTTTTATCTGCAGGGCGAACTGATCGGCTTCACCCAATTGCTACGCAAGGACCAGTTGATGATGAGCGCCTTCGCCGGGCTGGACTACCAGCATACTTATGAATATGGGCTCTACTTCGCCATGCTGATCCGCTCGGTGGAGGTGGCCCAGCAGAGGGGCTGCGCCGAGATTGAGCTGGGCTCCACCTGTTATGAGTTCAAACGCATCCTGGGTGCGGAGCAAGCGCCGACCTGGAACTACTTCCGCCATCAGTCAAAACTGCTGAACTGGCTGTTGACTCGTTTGTCGCCACTGCTGGAGCCTTCCGCCGACGATCTGAAGTAA
- a CDS encoding RHS repeat-associated core domain-containing protein, with product MNNGVLGFNGERLDPVSGAFHLGNGYRTYNPALMRFHCPDNLSPFGAGGINLYAYCAGDSINRADPSGHLSWQAWTSIGLGVAGLALAAFTAGTSIIASGGVIAALESASAVSLVVGGAAVLADVTAIASGATEENNPAASAILGWASIALGISGVGGKFVRTTYSVAASIGNRLMKSFARGLSPTGRSVCINTRRLMALDAGLDTAPSRGWIALDYFTSEQRAYLDSQHVGTGAYQGRLYRGDSRPPQYIFKYGFLPKGSNRDMANHFAGLPDSAFVSFTKRKEVAANFAGFRALDTSAGRIGFIYKLDKLDYAADLTASSLRVNDYAEVVALSPVPGDRVKGAYIVRFESRSSASYEFVDYIKNPEFDENRQRWLFCFF from the coding sequence ATGAACAACGGAGTTCTGGGATTCAATGGAGAGCGCCTCGACCCCGTCAGTGGCGCTTTTCATCTGGGCAATGGCTACCGGACCTACAATCCGGCGCTGATGCGCTTCCATTGTCCGGACAATCTGAGTCCGTTTGGTGCCGGCGGAATCAACCTGTACGCCTACTGTGCCGGAGATTCGATCAACCGAGCCGACCCGTCCGGGCATCTAAGCTGGCAGGCCTGGACATCAATAGGCCTGGGAGTGGCCGGCCTGGCGCTGGCGGCGTTTACCGCCGGGACGTCAATTATTGCCTCCGGTGGGGTCATCGCCGCACTGGAAAGCGCCTCGGCCGTCTCGCTGGTGGTGGGCGGAGCCGCCGTGCTGGCCGATGTGACAGCGATCGCTAGCGGAGCGACCGAAGAGAACAATCCGGCGGCGTCGGCGATACTGGGCTGGGCTTCGATTGCTCTGGGCATTTCAGGCGTAGGGGGCAAGTTTGTCCGGACCACGTATAGCGTTGCAGCTTCCATTGGCAATCGCTTGATGAAATCGTTTGCCAGAGGATTAAGCCCCACCGGAAGAAGCGTTTGCATCAATACGCGTCGGTTGATGGCTCTGGATGCTGGGCTTGATACTGCCCCATCGAGGGGATGGATTGCGTTGGATTATTTTACGTCTGAGCAGCGTGCCTATCTGGATTCCCAGCATGTTGGCACGGGAGCGTATCAAGGCCGCTTGTATCGCGGCGATAGCCGGCCACCTCAATACATCTTCAAATATGGTTTCCTGCCCAAAGGAAGTAATCGCGATATGGCTAATCATTTCGCGGGGTTGCCGGACAGCGCGTTTGTGTCTTTTACCAAAAGAAAAGAAGTGGCGGCAAATTTTGCCGGTTTCAGGGCGCTTGATACAAGCGCCGGCCGTATTGGTTTTATTTATAAACTGGACAAGCTGGATTATGCGGCAGATCTCACAGCATCTAGCTTGCGCGTGAACGATTACGCAGAAGTTGTTGCCCTTTCGCCTGTGCCAGGTGACCGTGTGAAAGGCGCTTATATAGTGCGATTTGAAAGTCGATCGAGCGCCTCATATGAGTTTGTCGACTATATCAAGAATCCTGAGTTCGATGAAAACCGTCAGCGATGGTTGTTCTGTTTCTTCTGA
- a CDS encoding AAA family ATPase, protein MKTIATFSQKGGSGKSTLAVHLGVAAEEDSTSVIIFDRDDAQASSSRWAGSRSAESPVVLQTPPSQLQAALKAGSTKGFGLAIIDGPPHSSPDSAAIARVADLILIPVRPTAFDLAAVGNAVKIVTAAGRAPLFVLSACPPRVPEVADARQALADFGEVAPVEIGERIAFSRAIATGQSVTEFDSRSKAAAEIRALWQWIKEKTR, encoded by the coding sequence ATGAAAACTATCGCCACATTCTCGCAAAAAGGAGGCTCGGGTAAGTCCACCCTTGCTGTCCACCTTGGCGTCGCCGCCGAAGAGGACTCCACCTCCGTAATCATCTTCGACCGAGACGACGCTCAGGCATCCAGCTCGCGCTGGGCCGGCAGCCGCTCTGCCGAATCCCCGGTCGTTCTCCAAACGCCGCCCTCGCAGCTGCAAGCCGCGCTCAAGGCCGGCAGCACCAAGGGATTCGGCCTGGCCATCATCGACGGGCCGCCACACTCCTCTCCCGACTCAGCTGCCATTGCGCGGGTCGCCGACCTCATCCTGATCCCCGTTCGGCCGACAGCATTCGACCTGGCCGCGGTCGGCAACGCGGTGAAGATCGTCACGGCAGCCGGGCGCGCGCCGCTGTTCGTCCTGTCCGCCTGCCCTCCTCGCGTGCCGGAGGTGGCTGACGCGCGCCAGGCGCTGGCCGACTTCGGCGAAGTAGCGCCAGTAGAGATCGGTGAGCGCATCGCATTCTCGCGCGCCATCGCCACCGGCCAGTCGGTGACGGAGTTTGACTCGCGCAGTAAGGCGGCGGCCGAGATCCGCGCGCTATGGCAGTGGATCAAGGAGAAGACGCGATGA
- a CDS encoding lytic murein transglycosylase yields MAAGLSAGALALLPALSAAIGQYWPDMPSRSVLAAQVEQESGWRVNAKLQTSRELGAGLGQFTKAYKADGSVRFDAIREMVVAHPELRGWSWGNAYDPRYQLTAVVLKNRGNYQLIRWAAADADRLAMMDAAYNSGLGGVIQRRRKCANTSGCQPGVWFGNLEHSSAQSKARHAGYGQSFADITNTHVRNVMVVRRGKYRAYFGE; encoded by the coding sequence ATGGCTGCGGGGCTGAGCGCCGGCGCGTTGGCGTTGCTGCCTGCGTTATCGGCGGCCATCGGCCAGTACTGGCCCGATATGCCGTCGCGGTCGGTGCTGGCGGCTCAGGTTGAGCAAGAAAGCGGCTGGCGCGTCAACGCAAAGCTGCAGACTTCGCGCGAGCTGGGTGCCGGCCTGGGGCAGTTCACCAAGGCGTACAAGGCAGATGGTTCGGTGCGTTTCGATGCGATTCGAGAGATGGTGGTTGCACATCCCGAACTGCGGGGCTGGAGTTGGGGCAATGCTTACGACCCACGCTACCAGCTGACGGCTGTTGTGCTGAAGAACCGTGGCAATTACCAGCTGATCCGCTGGGCGGCTGCTGATGCAGACCGGCTGGCCATGATGGACGCGGCCTACAACTCTGGTCTCGGGGGGGTGATCCAGCGCCGGCGGAAGTGCGCCAACACGTCAGGCTGTCAGCCTGGCGTCTGGTTCGGCAATCTTGAACACAGCAGCGCGCAGTCGAAAGCGCGGCATGCCGGCTATGGGCAGTCGTTTGCGGACATCACCAATACGCACGTCAGGAACGTGATGGTCGTGCGGAGGGGCAAGTATCGCGCTTACTTTGGGGAGTAG
- a CDS encoding integrase arm-type DNA-binding domain-containing protein yields MPKLVAPLTTTRINAAKPGLTVIKLSDGGGLALWVMPTGKKVWRLQYRRPADGKQDTVTIGNYPEVSLASARERREALRADLAAKRDPKLEDRRREMERQCSDALTFQHVSQEWWDRWKESVTAGYADQVWRVLETNVLQTLGSMPVGDIRPPHIVWALSPMEARGALVYLRRAHKTLSMIFAFAIARGLLEYNPASDLNGAFKSPETSNFRALKPDQLGLLLSALHKDDINFQTRCLIKWQLLTMSRPREAASTRWDEIEGDIWTIPASKMKRRRDHMVPLSRQSLALLEEMRPLSGHLEYVFPHRNAPRAHANEGSANVALKRLAVPTTAHGLRALASTTLNEEGFDSRVVEMALAHADQNTTRAAYNRAEYLTQRREMLQWWADRIDDIDKEANPQ; encoded by the coding sequence ATGCCCAAACTCGTAGCTCCACTTACCACAACCAGGATTAACGCGGCCAAACCCGGCCTTACCGTCATCAAGCTTTCCGATGGCGGCGGGTTGGCTTTGTGGGTGATGCCCACTGGCAAGAAAGTGTGGCGCCTACAGTACCGCCGACCGGCAGACGGCAAGCAAGATACCGTCACAATCGGAAATTACCCGGAAGTCTCACTTGCATCTGCAAGAGAAAGGCGCGAAGCACTTCGGGCTGACTTGGCGGCCAAGAGAGACCCGAAGCTGGAGGATCGCCGCAGAGAGATGGAGCGGCAATGCTCGGACGCTCTTACCTTCCAGCACGTCTCGCAAGAATGGTGGGACCGCTGGAAAGAGTCTGTCACGGCCGGCTATGCGGATCAGGTCTGGCGCGTCCTTGAGACGAATGTGCTCCAAACCCTGGGCAGCATGCCTGTAGGCGACATTCGGCCGCCACACATCGTGTGGGCATTGTCGCCAATGGAGGCGCGCGGGGCGCTGGTCTACCTCCGGCGCGCTCACAAAACTCTGTCGATGATCTTCGCTTTTGCCATAGCTCGCGGCCTTTTGGAGTACAACCCTGCGTCAGACCTGAATGGCGCGTTCAAGTCGCCCGAAACATCCAACTTCCGCGCCTTGAAGCCTGATCAGCTTGGCCTGCTGCTTTCCGCCTTACACAAGGATGACATCAACTTTCAAACGCGATGCCTTATCAAGTGGCAACTCCTGACGATGTCGCGCCCAAGGGAGGCTGCGTCGACTCGCTGGGATGAGATAGAGGGAGACATCTGGACGATCCCGGCATCCAAGATGAAGCGCCGGCGAGATCACATGGTGCCGCTGTCTCGGCAATCATTGGCGCTTCTTGAAGAAATGCGCCCGCTGAGCGGTCATCTAGAATATGTGTTCCCCCACCGCAACGCCCCGCGCGCGCATGCAAATGAGGGATCAGCGAATGTAGCCCTCAAGCGCCTAGCAGTGCCAACCACGGCGCATGGCCTGCGCGCCCTCGCATCCACCACGCTAAACGAGGAAGGATTTGACAGCCGGGTGGTTGAGATGGCCTTAGCCCATGCCGACCAGAACACCACACGAGCTGCGTACAACCGCGCCGAATATTTAACCCAGCGCCGCGAGATGCTTCAGTGGTGGGCAGATCGAATAGACGACATAGACAAAGAGGCCAACCCTCAATAA